A genome region from Anastrepha obliqua isolate idAnaObli1 chromosome 4, idAnaObli1_1.0, whole genome shotgun sequence includes the following:
- the LOC129243755 gene encoding activating transcription factor 7-interacting protein 1 isoform X1: MMEVKQSTPTDFNALSAATSNGKTNDIDVMSDLEPTKLKSDLLNSNDLPQNGLLSDASNGFTDPDPGDGLDLDELIDLNEAVNPELEDALLGEDDDSSSNVVDKLLAEVVPKAASVIATKTDGSLTTASLHNPGDDLDRLISKINDLEDCIETSTDKDEAVSSTVANNKTTSEEELVKNVEEKSDTDEKADVYEAGDAQKEESDSEQIKANEEFVLDEDRENDKKQDSDVKSSEDKTESCASVVSVEKEKNEVVNTKVNSESVAKDDDDKTGETITGKISVSMEQTNKPVQNEESDDIDGKQLEKETEISEKKKTETSEEILEISDDKIEITANDAAEKTEQDNEDLVTKLASEESAEHGNIKVAQKTCNPETKEIDENKNAEKNEISKLHLDIEENVVTPTESKDEKDSASTSQAEELKSINSEVEKVNKALKAAPDTKSKSEEADDSDDDIIFFVGKPDELKNKGIVEVTQESAKAASDSNEKQSDLEEVGARMDVDEDDDVVLLLDDDDESMAGQKSKDTVEKADITEANKVEGTTEEMKSKESKDSSEITSELKTDKNESEAAKSELQSDNSDNACDKFETDKSATLQKDDEAKSKSLDAVDETNSNCSSSSNLLQETQTIDKMGTGSMCEEDADAVDEPDNDDDADDAESSSAIELVEDDSRAAGEEKESAPPTKRIRLSVEVDDSLKAEQSEESRSSNKSAESEQKEVFEVIKIAEDSNDADNEKSLGGGVKRSHESLELNCAQVSKDDSLEEVANKKSKIEEASTTLASQQLETATVTESNVVAIDKKESVDIKDPKLEKLEEKIEFGKVLPQLRAIASNIPIPLYPAPQFVTSKPPTLSLDFLKRFRKNFDNLTKTDLEELILQKVVEAIVHKSEFAEMREIIDKQEKQITTHRAKIAEISKQFRDLEMVHNRVLKDIETKNSQFIMPVKITRAVGLQVYVPSKRGSDAASVNNLAGSHLQVSTSPQRSNMPPPSSPPRQPTSASETRTGNTALASAAVAAAMNARRGCVQKVTPQRPVNTDNNMTTSPGVSTYRIGSGGLQSALTQGSQTTAAAAATQQTSGMPRVLNKGVASGQQRPGRFLPTEQQRAQQLQQQQQYARQQAQSVSLRKLAPKSTIGTLPAQPTQFRRPVETTISSNASVDHYMNQLNQASPAVGTVTITSAKPKEKAVIDLTDEDEVASAAATPPARQRSVNTSVAVNTQLLGATRAVPPLARMPLNQQTPVRATAGVRQQHPVTAAPKNNSALMSNISTPPGTSITRVHISSASMPAAPIRKYNHPAPLPNTPPQPFNPGWKLPPPRPTIRISNLDNGIVISWTMEDSMDRFAECVTYQIYAYQETSGPPVVDSWRHVGDVKAMLLPMAVTLTQFQEGQRYYFAVRAVDEHKRLGPFSLPKTWS, translated from the exons ATGATGGAAGTTAAGCAGAGCACGCCAACCGACTTCAATGCTTTATCAGCCGCTACTAGTAATGGCAAAACCAATGACATAGATGTTATGTCTGACTTGGAGCCGACAAAACTGAAAAgtgatttattaaattcaaatg atttgccTCAGAATGGCTTACTTAGTGACGCTTCAAATGGTTTTACCGACCCCGACCCCGGCGATGGCTTGGATCTTGATGaattaattgatttaaatgAAGCCGTAAATCCTGAATTGGAAGACGCGCTCTTGGGTGAAGATGATGATAGCAGTTCAAATGTAGTAGACAAATTGCTGGCTGAGGTGGTACCCAAAGCAGCATCTGTTATCGCCACTAAGACGGACGGTAGCTTAACAACGGCTAGTCTACACAACCCGGGTGATGATCTCGATAGGCTAATCTCAAAAATTAATGATCTCGAAGATTGCATTGAGACATCAACGGACAAAGATGAGGCTGTGAGCAGTACTGTAGctaataataaaacaacaagCGAAGAGGAATTAGTGAAAAATGTCGAAGAAAAGAGTGATACTGATGAAAAAGCGGACGTTTATGAGGCAGGAGATGCTCAAAAGGAGGAAAGTGATAGTGAACAAATTAAAGCGAATGAAGAATTTGTTCTTGATGAAGATAGagaaaatgacaaaaaacaagACAGTGATGTCAAAAGTAGTGAGGATAAGACGGAAAGTTGTGCAAGTGTTGTATCGGTTGAAAAGGAAAAGAATGAAGTAGTTAATACAAAAGTAAATAGCGAAAGTGTTGCAAAGGATGATGATGACAAGACAGGTGAAACTATAACGGGAAAAATTAGCGTATCCATGGAGCAAACTAATAAGCCGGTGCAGAATGAGGAGTCTGATGACATTGATGGAAAACAACTTGAAAAAGAAACAGAAAtatctgaaaaaaagaaaactgaaaCGTCTGAAGAGATTTTGGAAATTAGCGacgataaaattgaaattacagCGAATGATGCTGCGGAAAAAACTGAACAAGATAACGAAGATCTAGTAACTAAGTTAGCTTCAGAAGAAAGTGCAGAGCACGGCAATATAAAGGTGGCGCAGAAAACGTGCAATCCTGAAACAAAAGAGattgacgaaaataaaaatgctgAAAAGAATGAAATCTCTAAATTACATTtagatattgaagaaaatgttgTGACGCCAACAGAGAGTAAAGATGAGAAAGATAGTGCGTCCACGTCGCAAGCGGAGGAACTTAAATCAATCAATAGTGAAGTGGAAAAGGTAAATAAAGCACTGAAAGCAGCACCGGATACCAAGAGCAAGTCGGAAGAAGCAGATGATTCTGATgatgatataattttctttGTCGGCAAGCCTGACGAGTTAAAAAATAAGGGCATTGTTGAAGTAACTCAAGAAAGTGCTAAAGCAGCAAGCGATAGCAATGAAAAACAATCAGATTTGGAAGAGGTTGGTGCGCGCATGGATGTCGATGAAGATGACGACGTTGTGCTGCTGCTCGATGACGATGATGAGTCGATGGCGGGACAAAAGAGCAAAGATACTGTTGAAAAAGCAGATATCACGGAAGCTAATAAAGTGGAAGGTACCACTgaagaaatgaaatcaaaagagTCGAAAGATAGCAGCGAAATAACATCGGAATTGAAAACGGATAAAAATGAGTCTGAAGCCGCCAAATCTGAGTTACAATCCGACAACTCGGATAATGCTTGTGACAAATTTGAAACCGATAAATCTGCTACTTTACAAAAAGATGATGAAGCTAAATCAAAATCTTTGGACGCCGTCGACGAAACCAACAGCAAttgcagcagtagcagcaattTGTTACAAGAGACTCAAACCATCGATAAAATGGGTACAGGCAGCATGTGTGAAGAGGATGCTGATGCAGTTGATGAGCcagataatgatgatgatgccgATGATGCAGAGAGCAGCAGCGCTATTGAATTGGTGGAGGACGATAGTCGCGCCGCAGGGGAAGAAAAAGAGTCTGCGCCACCTACCAAGCGCATTCGACTAAGTGTTGAAGTCGATGACAGCTTGAAGGCCGAGCAATCAGAAGAATCGCGTAGCAGCAACAAATCCGCCGAATCAGAACAAAAGGAAGTAtttgaagtaataaaaattgctgAAGACAGCAATGATGCTGACAACGAAAAATCATTGGGCGGTGGTGTTAAGCGTTCGCATGAGTCGCTAGAGTTGAATTGTGCTCAAGTGTCCAAAGACGATTCGTTAGAAGAAGTGGCTAACAAGAAGTCAAAGATAGAAGAAGCCTCCACAACTCTGGCTTCACAACAACTGGAAACTGCAACAGTGACTGAAAGTAATGTTGTGGCAATTGATAAAAAGGAATCCGTTGATATTAAAGATCCGAAATTGGAAAAGTTGGAAGAAAAAATCGAATTCGGCAAGGTGTTGCCACAATTACGTGCAATCGCTTCAAACATTCCAATACCCCTCTATCCTGCGCCTCAATTTGTAACTTCCAAACCGCCTACATTAAGCCTAGACTTCCTTAAACGTTTTCGCAAAAATTTCGACAATCTTACGAAAACCGATTTGGAAGAGCTGATATTGCAGAAGGTCGTCGAAGCGATCGTGCACAAAAGTGAATTTGCGGAAATGCGTGAAATCATCGATAAACAAGAGAAACAAATAACAACGCACCGGGCTAAAATTGCCGAAATTTCAAAGCAATTCCGTGATTTAGAAATGGTACACAATCGAGTGTTAAAGGACATTGAAACAAAGAACTCACAATTCATTATGCCCGTTAAAATCACCCGCGCTGTTGGCTTACAAGTATATGTACCGAGTAAGCGAGGCTCAGATGCTGCATCAGTTAACAATTTAGCCGGTAGTCATCTTCAAGTGTCCACATCACCGCAACGCAGCAACATGCCACCACCCTCTTCGCCGCCCCGCCAACCGACTAGTGCGTCTGAAACGCGTACCGGTAATACGGCGCTAGCTTCAGCGGCAGTAGCTGCCGCAATGAATGCGCGACGTGGTTGCGTGCAAAAGGTGACGCCCCAGCGGCCAGTGAACACCGATAACAACATGACTACATCCCCTGGTGTCTCCACGTATCGTATAGGTAGCGGTGGTCTGCAATCGGCTTTGACGCAGGGTTCGCAAACAACAGCAGCTGCTGCGGCAACGCAACAGACGAGTGGCATGCCGCGTGTATTGAATAAAGGAGTGGCGTCGGGACAACAGCGCCCAGGACGCTTTCTACCAACAGAACAACAGCGTGCACagcaattgcaacaacaacaacaatacgcgCGTCAACAAGCGCAAAGTGTTAGCCT tCGGAAGTTGGCTCCAAAGTCTACTATCGGCACCTTGCCAGCACAACCAACACAATTCCGCCGCCCCGTCGAAACGACGATCTCCTCTAACGCATCCGTAGATCACTACATGAACCAGTTGAATCAAGCCTCGCCAGCAGTGGGCACTGTTACAATAACTTCGGCTAAGCCGAAGGAAAAGGCAGTAATTGATCTAACAGATGAAGATGAGGTGGCTAGCGCCGCTGCAACACCGCCAGCTCGCCAGCGCAGTGTTAACACTAGCGTTGCCGTTAACACACAGTTGTTGGGCGCTACACGTGCTGTGCCACCACTTGCACGCATGCCCTTGAACCAGCAGACACCTGTGCGAGCTACTGCTGGTGTGCGACAACAACATCCAGTGACAG CAGCACCAAAAAACAACAGTGCACTCATGTCGAACATCTCTACACCGCCCGGCACAAGCATTACACGTGTACACATCAGTTCGGCGAGTATGCCAGCGGCGCCGATACGCAAATACAACCATCCAGCGCCACTGCCAAACACACCGCCACAACCATTCAATCCTGGCTGGAAGTTACCTCCTCCCAGACCCACTATACGTATCAGCAATCTCGATAATGGCATTGTCATTTCTTGGACCATGGAGGATTCTATGGATCGGTTTGCTGAATGCGTAACTTATCAGATATATGCATACCAAGAGACATCCGGTCCGCCAGTGGTTGATTCATGGCGACATGTAGGTGATGTGAAAGCAATGCTACTGCCCATGGCTGTGACGCTAACACAGTTTCAAGAGGGCCAACGCTACTACTTTGCAGTGCGTGCTGTGGACGAACACAAACGTCTGGGGCCATTTAGTTTGCCTAAAACGTGGAGTTAA
- the LOC129243755 gene encoding activating transcription factor 7-interacting protein 1 isoform X2 yields MMEVKQSTPTDFNALSAATSNGKTNDIDVMSDLEPTKLKSDLLNSNDLPQNGLLSDASNGFTDPDPGDGLDLDELIDLNEAVNPELEDALLGEDDDSSSNVVDKLLAEVVPKAASVIATKTDGSLTTASLHNPGDDLDRLISKINDLEDCIETSTDKDEAVSSTVANNKTTSEEELVKNVEEKSDTDEKADVYEAGDAQKEESDSEQIKANEEFVLDEDRENDKKQDSDVKSSEDKTESCASVVSVEKEKNEVVNTKVNSESVAKDDDDKTGETITGKISVSMEQTNKPVQNEESDDIDGKQLEKETEISEKKKTETSEEILEISDDKIEITANDAAEKTEQDNEDLVTKLASEESAEHGNIKVAQKTCNPETKEIDENKNAEKNEISKLHLDIEENVVTPTESKDEKDSASTSQAEELKSINSEVEKVNKALKAAPDTKSKSEEADDSDDDIIFFVGKPDELKNKGIVEVTQESAKAASDSNEKQSDLEEVGARMDVDEDDDVVLLLDDDDESMAGQKSKDTVEKADITEANKVEGTTEEMKSKESKDSSEITSELKTDKNESEAAKSELQSDNSDNACDKFETDKSATLQKDDEAKSKSLDAVDETNSNCSSSSNLLQETQTIDKMGTGSMCEEDADAVDEPDNDDDADDAESSSAIELVEDDSRAAGEEKESAPPTKRIRLSVEVDDSLKAEQSEESRSSNKSAESEQKEVFEVIKIAEDSNDADNEKSLGGGVKRSHESLELNCAQVSKDDSLEEVANKKSKIEEASTTLASQQLETATVTESNVVAIDKKESVDIKDPKLEKLEEKIEFGKVLPQLRAIASNIPIPLYPAPQFVTSKPPTLSLDFLKRFRKNFDNLTKTDLEELILQKVVEAIVHKSEFAEMREIIDKQEKQITTHRAKIAEISKQFRDLEMVHNRVLKDIETKNSQFIMPVKITRAVGLQVYVPSKRGSDAASVNNLAGSHLQVSTSPQRSNMPPPSSPPRQPTSASETRTGNTALASAAVAAAMNARRGCVQKVTPQRPVNTDNNMTTSPGVSTYRIGSGGLQSALTQGSQTTAAAAATQQTSGMPRVLNKGVASGQQRPGRFLPTEQQRAQQLQQQQQYARQQAQSVSLRKLAPKSTIGTLPAQPTQFRRPVETTISSNASVDHYMNQLNQASPAVGTVTITSAKPKEKAVIDLTDEDEVASAAATPPARQRSVNTSVAVNTQLLGATRAVPPLARMPLNQQTPVRATAGVRQQHPVTAPKNNSALMSNISTPPGTSITRVHISSASMPAAPIRKYNHPAPLPNTPPQPFNPGWKLPPPRPTIRISNLDNGIVISWTMEDSMDRFAECVTYQIYAYQETSGPPVVDSWRHVGDVKAMLLPMAVTLTQFQEGQRYYFAVRAVDEHKRLGPFSLPKTWS; encoded by the exons ATGATGGAAGTTAAGCAGAGCACGCCAACCGACTTCAATGCTTTATCAGCCGCTACTAGTAATGGCAAAACCAATGACATAGATGTTATGTCTGACTTGGAGCCGACAAAACTGAAAAgtgatttattaaattcaaatg atttgccTCAGAATGGCTTACTTAGTGACGCTTCAAATGGTTTTACCGACCCCGACCCCGGCGATGGCTTGGATCTTGATGaattaattgatttaaatgAAGCCGTAAATCCTGAATTGGAAGACGCGCTCTTGGGTGAAGATGATGATAGCAGTTCAAATGTAGTAGACAAATTGCTGGCTGAGGTGGTACCCAAAGCAGCATCTGTTATCGCCACTAAGACGGACGGTAGCTTAACAACGGCTAGTCTACACAACCCGGGTGATGATCTCGATAGGCTAATCTCAAAAATTAATGATCTCGAAGATTGCATTGAGACATCAACGGACAAAGATGAGGCTGTGAGCAGTACTGTAGctaataataaaacaacaagCGAAGAGGAATTAGTGAAAAATGTCGAAGAAAAGAGTGATACTGATGAAAAAGCGGACGTTTATGAGGCAGGAGATGCTCAAAAGGAGGAAAGTGATAGTGAACAAATTAAAGCGAATGAAGAATTTGTTCTTGATGAAGATAGagaaaatgacaaaaaacaagACAGTGATGTCAAAAGTAGTGAGGATAAGACGGAAAGTTGTGCAAGTGTTGTATCGGTTGAAAAGGAAAAGAATGAAGTAGTTAATACAAAAGTAAATAGCGAAAGTGTTGCAAAGGATGATGATGACAAGACAGGTGAAACTATAACGGGAAAAATTAGCGTATCCATGGAGCAAACTAATAAGCCGGTGCAGAATGAGGAGTCTGATGACATTGATGGAAAACAACTTGAAAAAGAAACAGAAAtatctgaaaaaaagaaaactgaaaCGTCTGAAGAGATTTTGGAAATTAGCGacgataaaattgaaattacagCGAATGATGCTGCGGAAAAAACTGAACAAGATAACGAAGATCTAGTAACTAAGTTAGCTTCAGAAGAAAGTGCAGAGCACGGCAATATAAAGGTGGCGCAGAAAACGTGCAATCCTGAAACAAAAGAGattgacgaaaataaaaatgctgAAAAGAATGAAATCTCTAAATTACATTtagatattgaagaaaatgttgTGACGCCAACAGAGAGTAAAGATGAGAAAGATAGTGCGTCCACGTCGCAAGCGGAGGAACTTAAATCAATCAATAGTGAAGTGGAAAAGGTAAATAAAGCACTGAAAGCAGCACCGGATACCAAGAGCAAGTCGGAAGAAGCAGATGATTCTGATgatgatataattttctttGTCGGCAAGCCTGACGAGTTAAAAAATAAGGGCATTGTTGAAGTAACTCAAGAAAGTGCTAAAGCAGCAAGCGATAGCAATGAAAAACAATCAGATTTGGAAGAGGTTGGTGCGCGCATGGATGTCGATGAAGATGACGACGTTGTGCTGCTGCTCGATGACGATGATGAGTCGATGGCGGGACAAAAGAGCAAAGATACTGTTGAAAAAGCAGATATCACGGAAGCTAATAAAGTGGAAGGTACCACTgaagaaatgaaatcaaaagagTCGAAAGATAGCAGCGAAATAACATCGGAATTGAAAACGGATAAAAATGAGTCTGAAGCCGCCAAATCTGAGTTACAATCCGACAACTCGGATAATGCTTGTGACAAATTTGAAACCGATAAATCTGCTACTTTACAAAAAGATGATGAAGCTAAATCAAAATCTTTGGACGCCGTCGACGAAACCAACAGCAAttgcagcagtagcagcaattTGTTACAAGAGACTCAAACCATCGATAAAATGGGTACAGGCAGCATGTGTGAAGAGGATGCTGATGCAGTTGATGAGCcagataatgatgatgatgccgATGATGCAGAGAGCAGCAGCGCTATTGAATTGGTGGAGGACGATAGTCGCGCCGCAGGGGAAGAAAAAGAGTCTGCGCCACCTACCAAGCGCATTCGACTAAGTGTTGAAGTCGATGACAGCTTGAAGGCCGAGCAATCAGAAGAATCGCGTAGCAGCAACAAATCCGCCGAATCAGAACAAAAGGAAGTAtttgaagtaataaaaattgctgAAGACAGCAATGATGCTGACAACGAAAAATCATTGGGCGGTGGTGTTAAGCGTTCGCATGAGTCGCTAGAGTTGAATTGTGCTCAAGTGTCCAAAGACGATTCGTTAGAAGAAGTGGCTAACAAGAAGTCAAAGATAGAAGAAGCCTCCACAACTCTGGCTTCACAACAACTGGAAACTGCAACAGTGACTGAAAGTAATGTTGTGGCAATTGATAAAAAGGAATCCGTTGATATTAAAGATCCGAAATTGGAAAAGTTGGAAGAAAAAATCGAATTCGGCAAGGTGTTGCCACAATTACGTGCAATCGCTTCAAACATTCCAATACCCCTCTATCCTGCGCCTCAATTTGTAACTTCCAAACCGCCTACATTAAGCCTAGACTTCCTTAAACGTTTTCGCAAAAATTTCGACAATCTTACGAAAACCGATTTGGAAGAGCTGATATTGCAGAAGGTCGTCGAAGCGATCGTGCACAAAAGTGAATTTGCGGAAATGCGTGAAATCATCGATAAACAAGAGAAACAAATAACAACGCACCGGGCTAAAATTGCCGAAATTTCAAAGCAATTCCGTGATTTAGAAATGGTACACAATCGAGTGTTAAAGGACATTGAAACAAAGAACTCACAATTCATTATGCCCGTTAAAATCACCCGCGCTGTTGGCTTACAAGTATATGTACCGAGTAAGCGAGGCTCAGATGCTGCATCAGTTAACAATTTAGCCGGTAGTCATCTTCAAGTGTCCACATCACCGCAACGCAGCAACATGCCACCACCCTCTTCGCCGCCCCGCCAACCGACTAGTGCGTCTGAAACGCGTACCGGTAATACGGCGCTAGCTTCAGCGGCAGTAGCTGCCGCAATGAATGCGCGACGTGGTTGCGTGCAAAAGGTGACGCCCCAGCGGCCAGTGAACACCGATAACAACATGACTACATCCCCTGGTGTCTCCACGTATCGTATAGGTAGCGGTGGTCTGCAATCGGCTTTGACGCAGGGTTCGCAAACAACAGCAGCTGCTGCGGCAACGCAACAGACGAGTGGCATGCCGCGTGTATTGAATAAAGGAGTGGCGTCGGGACAACAGCGCCCAGGACGCTTTCTACCAACAGAACAACAGCGTGCACagcaattgcaacaacaacaacaatacgcgCGTCAACAAGCGCAAAGTGTTAGCCT tCGGAAGTTGGCTCCAAAGTCTACTATCGGCACCTTGCCAGCACAACCAACACAATTCCGCCGCCCCGTCGAAACGACGATCTCCTCTAACGCATCCGTAGATCACTACATGAACCAGTTGAATCAAGCCTCGCCAGCAGTGGGCACTGTTACAATAACTTCGGCTAAGCCGAAGGAAAAGGCAGTAATTGATCTAACAGATGAAGATGAGGTGGCTAGCGCCGCTGCAACACCGCCAGCTCGCCAGCGCAGTGTTAACACTAGCGTTGCCGTTAACACACAGTTGTTGGGCGCTACACGTGCTGTGCCACCACTTGCACGCATGCCCTTGAACCAGCAGACACCTGTGCGAGCTACTGCTGGTGTGCGACAACAACATCCAGTGACAG CACCAAAAAACAACAGTGCACTCATGTCGAACATCTCTACACCGCCCGGCACAAGCATTACACGTGTACACATCAGTTCGGCGAGTATGCCAGCGGCGCCGATACGCAAATACAACCATCCAGCGCCACTGCCAAACACACCGCCACAACCATTCAATCCTGGCTGGAAGTTACCTCCTCCCAGACCCACTATACGTATCAGCAATCTCGATAATGGCATTGTCATTTCTTGGACCATGGAGGATTCTATGGATCGGTTTGCTGAATGCGTAACTTATCAGATATATGCATACCAAGAGACATCCGGTCCGCCAGTGGTTGATTCATGGCGACATGTAGGTGATGTGAAAGCAATGCTACTGCCCATGGCTGTGACGCTAACACAGTTTCAAGAGGGCCAACGCTACTACTTTGCAGTGCGTGCTGTGGACGAACACAAACGTCTGGGGCCATTTAGTTTGCCTAAAACGTGGAGTTAA